The Streptomyces spororaveus genome includes a region encoding these proteins:
- a CDS encoding MFS transporter, translated as MSDLQSGVAAAGTGVRSRPRAVLPALCLSQITSWGIVYYAFLVLNPAITADTGWSAGATTAAFSAALVVSAVAGIYVGRVLDHRGPRTVMTTGSVLASLSLLVIAAAPNLAVFSAGWLLAGAAMAAILYQPAFAALTRWWAPDHIRALTIVTLAGGLASTVFAPLAAILADHMSWRATYVVLAGILAALTVPAHAVALKAPWPSAPPSPPHVTGGHEDVVRSRAFRMLAVTFTLSAFAMYAVVIGLVPLLLERGYSTTQAAWALGLGGAGQTLGRTLYAALARHLGVTARTVTLIALGALTTAALATVVGPYALLVAVSVLAGVIRGNLTLLQATAVTDRWGTTHYGRLSGLLGAPAHAAAALAPFAGAVLAGPLGGYPALFALLAVLSAAAAATAFGTRPGDRLSG; from the coding sequence GTGAGCGACCTTCAAAGCGGCGTGGCCGCGGCCGGGACGGGGGTCCGGTCGCGGCCACGCGCCGTCCTGCCCGCCCTCTGCCTCAGCCAGATCACCAGCTGGGGCATCGTCTACTACGCCTTCCTCGTCCTCAACCCGGCCATCACCGCCGACACCGGCTGGAGCGCGGGCGCAACCACCGCGGCGTTCTCCGCCGCCCTCGTCGTCTCGGCCGTAGCCGGGATCTACGTAGGCCGCGTCCTGGACCACCGCGGCCCCCGCACCGTCATGACCACCGGCTCCGTCCTGGCTTCGCTGAGCCTGCTGGTGATCGCCGCTGCCCCCAACCTGGCCGTCTTCTCCGCCGGATGGCTGCTCGCCGGAGCAGCCATGGCCGCGATCCTCTACCAGCCCGCCTTCGCCGCCCTCACCCGCTGGTGGGCCCCCGACCACATCCGCGCACTCACGATCGTCACCCTCGCCGGCGGACTCGCCTCCACCGTCTTCGCACCCCTGGCCGCGATCCTCGCCGACCACATGTCCTGGCGCGCCACCTACGTCGTGCTCGCCGGCATCCTCGCGGCACTGACCGTCCCGGCCCACGCGGTCGCGCTGAAAGCCCCCTGGCCGTCGGCCCCGCCGAGCCCGCCGCACGTCACCGGCGGCCACGAAGATGTCGTGCGCAGCCGGGCGTTCCGGATGCTGGCCGTCACCTTCACCCTGTCCGCGTTCGCCATGTACGCCGTCGTCATCGGCCTCGTCCCCCTCCTCCTCGAACGCGGCTACAGCACCACCCAGGCCGCATGGGCCCTCGGCCTCGGCGGAGCCGGCCAGACCCTCGGCCGCACCCTGTACGCGGCCCTCGCCCGCCACCTCGGCGTCACCGCCCGCACCGTCACCCTGATCGCCCTCGGCGCCCTCACCACCGCCGCCCTCGCCACCGTGGTCGGCCCCTACGCCCTGCTCGTCGCCGTATCCGTGCTCGCCGGGGTGATCCGCGGCAACCTCACCCTCCTCCAGGCCACCGCCGTCACCGACCGCTGGGGCACCACCCACTACGGCCGACTCTCCGGCCTCCTCGGCGCACCCGCACACGCCGCGGCCGCCCTCGCGCCCTTCGCCGGCGCAGTCCTGGCCGGGCCCCTCGGCGGATACCCCGCACTGTTCGCGCTGCTCGCCGTCCTCTCGGCCGCAGCCGCTGCCACGGCCTTCGGGACTCGTCCGGGCGACCGCCTGAGCGGATGA
- a CDS encoding NAD(P)-binding domain-containing protein — translation MSETTTELPVVVIGAGPAGLAAAAHLLDRDITPLVLEAGPLAGAAVREWAHVRLFSRWGELVDPAAEKLLAPTGWTKPAEDTYPSGGDWAELYLQPLADVLGEQVRYGARVTGVSRAGRDRIVDADRDTQPFVVHYENADGHEHRLFARAVIDASGTWSTPSPAGGSGLAALGEKAAADRIAHRVPDLKDPAVRARYAGKRTAVIGSGASAFTALAYLADLATSDDGRGTHATWILRRGISGSTFGGGEADQLPARGALGLAAKAAVDGGYADAVTGFRTDAFERDGEGRVILTGEDGRRLDPVDEVIVLTGFRPDLSFLGELRLGLDERLQAPVALAPLIDPNQHSCGTVYPHGMGELSHPEKDVYLVGMKSYGRAPTFLAMTGYEQVRSIAAHLAGDQEAAERVELTLPETGVCGGAGLFDEPAAAEETGGGCCAAPAALTIGAVPAPASSGGC, via the coding sequence ATGAGCGAGACCACCACCGAGCTGCCCGTCGTCGTCATCGGGGCCGGCCCCGCCGGACTCGCCGCCGCCGCCCACCTCCTCGACCGGGACATCACGCCCCTCGTCCTGGAAGCAGGCCCGCTCGCCGGTGCCGCCGTGCGCGAGTGGGCTCACGTGCGGCTGTTCTCCCGCTGGGGCGAACTCGTCGACCCGGCCGCCGAGAAGCTCCTGGCCCCGACCGGCTGGACCAAGCCCGCCGAGGACACCTATCCCTCCGGCGGGGACTGGGCCGAGCTCTACCTCCAGCCGCTGGCCGACGTGCTCGGCGAGCAGGTCCGCTACGGAGCGCGCGTCACCGGAGTCTCCCGCGCCGGCCGCGACCGCATCGTCGACGCCGACCGCGACACCCAGCCCTTCGTCGTCCACTACGAGAACGCCGACGGCCACGAGCACCGCCTCTTCGCCCGCGCCGTCATCGACGCCTCCGGCACCTGGTCCACCCCCAGCCCCGCCGGAGGCAGCGGGCTCGCCGCCCTCGGCGAGAAGGCCGCCGCCGACCGCATTGCCCACCGCGTCCCGGACCTGAAGGACCCCGCCGTCCGCGCCCGCTACGCCGGGAAGCGCACCGCGGTCATCGGCTCCGGCGCCTCCGCCTTCACCGCCCTCGCCTACCTGGCCGATCTCGCCACGTCCGACGACGGCCGGGGGACCCACGCCACGTGGATCCTGCGCCGCGGAATCTCCGGCTCGACCTTCGGCGGCGGCGAGGCCGACCAACTGCCCGCCCGCGGCGCCCTCGGCCTGGCGGCCAAGGCGGCCGTCGACGGCGGCTACGCCGACGCGGTCACCGGCTTCCGCACGGACGCCTTCGAGCGTGACGGGGAGGGCCGCGTGATCCTGACCGGTGAGGACGGCCGCCGTCTCGACCCGGTCGACGAGGTCATCGTCCTCACCGGCTTCCGCCCCGACCTGTCCTTCCTCGGCGAGCTGCGCCTGGGCCTGGACGAGCGCCTCCAGGCCCCGGTCGCACTCGCGCCGCTGATCGACCCCAACCAGCACTCCTGCGGCACCGTCTACCCCCACGGCATGGGCGAGCTCTCCCACCCGGAGAAGGACGTCTACCTCGTCGGCATGAAGTCCTACGGCCGCGCCCCCACCTTCCTCGCCATGACCGGCTACGAGCAGGTCCGCTCCATCGCCGCCCACCTCGCAGGCGACCAGGAAGCGGCCGAGCGCGTCGAACTCACCCTCCCCGAAACCGGGGTGTGCGGCGGCGCGGGCCTCTTCGACGAGCCCGCCGCCGCCGAGGAGACCGGTGGCGGGTGCTGCGCGGCCCCGGCCGCCCTCACCATCGGCGCCGTTCCCGCTCCCGCTTCTTCCGGCGGCTGCTGA
- a CDS encoding ArsR/SmtB family transcription factor: protein MSNVKVLPLLEPDVVAACCPPLNERPMSADEAEVAAKMFKALGDPVRLRLFSAVASHEGGEACVCDISDVGVSQPTVSHHLKKLKEAGLLSSERRGTWVYYRVEPSVLSAMGALLTGAAKTA from the coding sequence ATGTCGAATGTGAAGGTTCTGCCGCTGCTGGAGCCCGACGTCGTCGCGGCCTGCTGCCCGCCACTGAACGAGCGCCCGATGTCAGCCGACGAGGCCGAAGTCGCGGCGAAGATGTTCAAGGCCCTCGGGGACCCGGTGCGCCTGCGCCTGTTCTCCGCCGTCGCCTCCCACGAGGGCGGAGAGGCGTGCGTGTGCGACATCTCCGACGTCGGCGTCTCCCAGCCCACCGTCTCCCACCACCTCAAGAAGCTCAAAGAGGCCGGGCTGCTGTCCTCCGAGCGCCGTGGTACGTGGGTGTACTACCGGGTCGAGCCATCCGTCCTGTCCGCCATGGGCGCACTGCTGACCGGCGCCGCGAAGACAGCGTGA
- a CDS encoding sulfite exporter TauE/SafE family protein, which translates to MPADGNLASLRSTHATPVVFAAGAAIGVLGGMIGLGGAEFRLPLLIGLFGFAALSAVILNKAMSLVVVLVALPARLGAVPAAEIAARWPVAVNLLAGSLLGAWAGATWVIRMRGSTLYKVLAALMVLMAAALVVTHTTASGTLHLPLWAQVPAGVVAGFGIGVVAAIMGVAGGELLIPTIVLLFGEDIKTAGSLSLLVSLPTMLVAFARYSRDGSFAVLGANLRFMTIMAAGSIAGAVLGGMLLGVFPDLILIPLLSVILLVSAVKLARHD; encoded by the coding sequence GTGCCAGCTGACGGAAACCTCGCCTCACTCCGCTCGACGCACGCGACGCCGGTCGTGTTCGCCGCGGGTGCGGCGATCGGTGTTCTGGGCGGGATGATCGGGCTGGGCGGCGCCGAGTTCCGTCTGCCGCTGCTGATCGGACTCTTCGGGTTCGCCGCACTCTCGGCGGTCATCCTGAACAAGGCGATGAGCCTGGTCGTGGTCCTGGTCGCGCTGCCCGCCCGTCTTGGCGCCGTCCCGGCGGCCGAGATCGCGGCGCGCTGGCCGGTGGCGGTCAACCTCCTCGCCGGCAGCCTGCTGGGAGCGTGGGCGGGAGCGACCTGGGTCATACGCATGCGCGGCAGCACCCTCTACAAGGTGCTGGCCGCCCTGATGGTGCTCATGGCCGCCGCCCTCGTGGTCACCCACACCACCGCCTCGGGCACCCTCCATCTGCCGCTGTGGGCGCAGGTACCCGCCGGTGTGGTGGCCGGGTTCGGCATCGGCGTGGTCGCCGCGATCATGGGCGTAGCAGGCGGTGAGCTGCTGATCCCGACGATCGTGCTGCTCTTCGGAGAGGACATCAAGACCGCCGGGAGCCTCTCCCTGCTGGTCTCGCTGCCCACCATGCTCGTGGCGTTCGCCCGCTACAGCCGCGACGGCAGCTTTGCCGTCCTCGGCGCCAACCTCCGCTTCATGACGATCATGGCCGCCGGGTCCATCGCCGGCGCGGTCCTGGGCGGGATGCTCCTCGGCGTCTTCCCGGACCTGATCCTCATCCCCCTGCTCTCCGTGATCCTCCTCGTATCCGCGGTCAAGCTCGCACGTCACGACTGA
- a CDS encoding uracil-DNA glycosylase: MPHVAPWHGGAEARVLSVLRDPGPKTQEGAGSGFLCVENDDPTAELQAQIFEEAGIAPRDVTPWNAYPWYINRSPNAAELQAGAEVLKQLLGLMPKAEVVLLQGNEAQDVWRRLLKTSPEAVRGRTLEVVSTYHPGRQALFVRDPEERARRAQHRIDAYQKVGDALRGTGGQL; the protein is encoded by the coding sequence ATGCCGCATGTCGCACCCTGGCACGGGGGAGCGGAGGCTCGCGTGTTGTCCGTTCTGCGGGACCCGGGCCCCAAGACGCAGGAAGGCGCCGGCTCGGGATTCCTGTGTGTGGAAAACGACGACCCGACGGCAGAGCTCCAGGCCCAGATCTTCGAGGAGGCCGGGATAGCACCGCGTGACGTCACTCCATGGAACGCCTATCCCTGGTACATCAACCGCTCACCGAACGCGGCCGAGCTCCAGGCCGGTGCCGAGGTCCTGAAACAGCTGCTGGGGCTGATGCCAAAGGCAGAGGTCGTGCTCCTCCAGGGCAACGAAGCCCAAGACGTGTGGCGCCGCCTGCTCAAGACGAGCCCCGAAGCCGTCCGCGGCAGGACCCTGGAGGTGGTCAGCACCTACCACCCCGGTCGGCAGGCCCTCTTCGTACGAGACCCGGAGGAACGCGCCCGCCGCGCCCAGCACCGTATCGACGCCTACCAGAAGGTCGGTGACGCCCTCCGCGGCACAGGCGGACAGCTGTAG
- a CDS encoding aquaporin: MTATQPVGTPIPADVPQPAPGATPPRTPLIARAAAELVGTAALVAVVVGSGIQAAKLTQDVALQLLANSTATVFGLGVLIALLGPVSGAHFNPAVTLAEWWTSRRGGSGVTARDLAVYVPSQVAGAIAGAILADAMFGEPLVKWSTHDRSAGHLLLGEVVATAGLVLLIFGLARTDRLRFAPVAVASYIGAAYWFTSSTSFANPAVTVGRAFTDTFAGIAPASVPGFIGMQVIGAVVGLALVAVIFMRGRTDNGTPAA; this comes from the coding sequence TTGACCGCCACCCAGCCCGTCGGCACCCCGATACCCGCCGACGTGCCCCAGCCCGCCCCCGGCGCGACCCCGCCCCGCACCCCGCTGATCGCCCGCGCCGCCGCCGAGCTGGTCGGTACCGCAGCGCTCGTCGCGGTCGTCGTCGGCTCGGGCATCCAGGCCGCGAAGCTCACCCAGGACGTGGCCCTGCAGCTGCTGGCCAACTCCACCGCCACCGTCTTCGGGCTCGGCGTCCTCATCGCGCTCCTCGGCCCGGTCTCCGGCGCGCACTTCAACCCGGCCGTCACGCTGGCCGAGTGGTGGACCTCCCGCCGCGGCGGCTCCGGCGTCACCGCCCGCGACCTCGCCGTGTACGTGCCCTCGCAGGTCGCCGGCGCGATCGCGGGCGCGATCCTCGCGGACGCGATGTTCGGCGAACCGCTGGTCAAGTGGTCCACCCACGACCGCTCCGCCGGCCACCTCCTCCTCGGCGAGGTCGTCGCCACGGCCGGGCTGGTCCTGCTGATCTTCGGCCTGGCGCGTACGGACCGCCTGCGGTTCGCCCCTGTCGCGGTGGCCTCCTACATCGGCGCCGCGTACTGGTTCACCTCTTCCACCTCCTTCGCCAACCCGGCCGTCACCGTCGGCCGCGCCTTCACCGACACGTTCGCGGGCATCGCCCCGGCCTCGGTGCCCGGATTCATCGGCATGCAGGTGATCGGCGCCGTGGTGGGCCTGGCTCTGGTGGCGGTCATCTTCATGCGAGGCAGGACGGACAACGGAACGCCCGCGGCATGA
- a CDS encoding ArsR/SmtB family transcription factor — protein sequence MMTSVDTDLIRVLADPLRLRIVTLLARETLCTTHLVEETGAKQTNLSNHMKVLREAGVVDTEPCGRYIYYRLRPEVIEALAGQFADLAQTARATAEANLKRSCP from the coding sequence ATGATGACGTCAGTCGACACTGATCTGATCCGGGTTCTGGCCGACCCGCTCAGACTCCGGATCGTGACCCTGCTCGCCCGCGAGACCCTCTGCACCACCCACCTCGTGGAGGAGACGGGCGCCAAGCAGACGAACCTCTCCAACCACATGAAGGTGCTGCGGGAGGCGGGGGTCGTCGACACGGAGCCATGCGGCCGGTACATCTACTACCGCCTGCGCCCGGAAGTCATCGAAGCCCTCGCCGGTCAGTTCGCCGACCTCGCCCAGACCGCGCGAGCCACCGCCGAAGCGAACCTCAAGCGGTCCTGTCCGTAG
- a CDS encoding arsenate reductase ArsC, translated as MSTAPAASVLFVCIHNAGRSQMAAGFLRHLAGDRVEVRSAGSMPGEQINPSAVAAMAELGIDISDQKPKVLTPEAAQASDYIITMGCGDACPYFPGKTYLDWQLEDPAGQGVEAVRPIRDEIKGLIEGLIAEIDAKSKA; from the coding sequence ATGTCCACCGCCCCTGCCGCCTCCGTCCTGTTCGTCTGCATCCACAACGCGGGCCGCTCCCAGATGGCGGCCGGGTTCCTGCGCCACCTCGCCGGTGACCGCGTCGAGGTACGCTCCGCCGGCTCCATGCCCGGCGAGCAGATCAACCCCTCGGCCGTCGCCGCCATGGCCGAACTGGGCATCGACATCTCCGACCAGAAGCCCAAGGTCCTCACGCCCGAAGCCGCCCAGGCGTCGGACTACATCATCACCATGGGCTGCGGAGACGCCTGCCCGTACTTCCCCGGCAAGACCTACCTCGACTGGCAGCTCGAAGACCCGGCAGGCCAGGGCGTCGAGGCCGTCCGCCCCATCCGCGACGAGATCAAGGGCCTCATCGAGGGCCTGATCGCCGAGATCGACGCCAAGTCGAAGGCCTGA
- a CDS encoding ECF transporter S component, which translates to MTARAAAVRISARAGTVIAMAAFLGVVAFFWPFLVAPGKFGSHYAPPLIFGVLLVIVLCVVISEIAEGGISSKALAMLGVLSAVNAAIRPLGAGTAGIETVFFILVLAGRVYGPGFGFTLGCTSLFASALITGGVGPWMPYQMFGCAFVGMLAGFLPKATGRKEVALLAAYGSVSGYLFGFLLNLSFWPFSLDPNSSIAYLPGLPFTEQFQRYLAFDLATSLGWDTGRAVTNFICICLAGPAVLTVFRRAARKARFQAPVRFSPRTVPPEQ; encoded by the coding sequence ATGACCGCACGCGCCGCAGCCGTCCGGATCAGCGCGCGGGCCGGAACGGTCATCGCCATGGCGGCCTTCCTCGGCGTCGTCGCCTTCTTCTGGCCCTTCCTCGTCGCGCCGGGCAAGTTCGGCTCCCACTACGCCCCGCCCCTGATCTTCGGCGTCCTGCTCGTCATCGTGCTCTGCGTCGTCATCTCCGAGATCGCCGAGGGCGGCATCAGCTCCAAAGCCCTGGCCATGCTCGGTGTCCTGTCGGCCGTCAACGCCGCCATCCGGCCGCTCGGCGCGGGCACGGCGGGAATCGAGACCGTCTTCTTCATCCTCGTGCTGGCCGGCCGGGTCTACGGCCCGGGCTTCGGCTTCACCCTGGGCTGTACCTCCCTCTTCGCCTCCGCCCTCATCACCGGCGGGGTCGGACCCTGGATGCCGTACCAGATGTTCGGCTGCGCCTTCGTCGGCATGCTCGCCGGATTCCTCCCGAAGGCCACCGGACGCAAGGAGGTCGCGCTGCTCGCCGCCTACGGCTCCGTCTCCGGCTACCTCTTCGGCTTCCTCCTCAACCTCTCCTTCTGGCCCTTCTCCCTCGACCCGAACAGCTCCATCGCCTACCTCCCCGGCCTGCCCTTCACCGAGCAGTTCCAGCGCTACCTCGCCTTCGACCTCGCCACCTCGCTGGGCTGGGACACCGGCCGCGCCGTCACCAACTTCATCTGCATCTGCCTGGCCGGCCCCGCCGTCCTCACGGTGTTCCGCCGCGCCGCCCGCAAGGCCCGCTTCCAGGCCCCGGTCCGCTTCAGTCCCCGCACGGTCCCGCCCGAACAGTGA
- a CDS encoding TMEM165/GDT1 family protein, whose translation MSFDPVAILTAFGLIFLAELPDKTMFASLAMGTRMRPLYVWFGTSTAFIVHVAIAVSAGSLLGLLPTMAVKLVSAALFAFGAFMLLRGGDDDEEDGGGKIATGFWPVYTTAFMAVFISEWGDLTQITTANLAASNGWLPTAIGSALALMSVSALALVAGQFIAKKVPLKTVQRIGALCMAGLAVWTLIEAFTG comes from the coding sequence ATGTCCTTCGACCCTGTGGCGATCCTCACCGCCTTCGGGCTGATCTTCCTCGCCGAGCTCCCCGACAAGACCATGTTCGCCTCGCTGGCCATGGGCACCCGCATGCGCCCCCTGTATGTATGGTTCGGCACCTCGACCGCCTTCATCGTGCACGTCGCCATCGCGGTGAGCGCCGGCAGCTTGCTCGGCCTGCTGCCCACCATGGCCGTCAAACTGGTCTCCGCCGCCCTGTTCGCCTTCGGTGCGTTCATGCTGCTCCGGGGCGGGGACGACGACGAGGAAGACGGCGGCGGCAAGATCGCGACGGGTTTCTGGCCCGTCTACACCACCGCCTTCATGGCCGTCTTCATCAGCGAATGGGGCGACCTGACCCAGATCACCACCGCCAACCTCGCCGCCTCCAACGGCTGGCTTCCGACCGCCATCGGCTCGGCCCTCGCCCTGATGTCCGTCTCCGCACTCGCCCTCGTGGCCGGACAGTTCATCGCGAAGAAGGTGCCGTTGAAGACCGTCCAACGCATCGGCGCCCTCTGCATGGCAGGCCTCGCCGTCTGGACCCTCATCGAGGCCTTCACCGGCTGA
- a CDS encoding PP2C family protein-serine/threonine phosphatase yields MTVGGRADPDRSESFGEELLGVLLDGAHELPPHLVGPLVAETMARVGGRDAQILLQDYGQQQLVPLPADGGAAGDPLPIDRSEAGRCFLESRPVEVPTPDGIRIHLPLLDGGDQVGVLAVTLDGVDDDTRRLLCRIAGLTADLLQTKNGYTDLFFRTRRGEPMSVAAEIQWSLLPPLSMVMPHVAVAGVLEPAYAVAGDSFDYALNGDVLHLAMVDAMGHGLDAATMATVAIGAYRHARRISIELSEIYLFMDRAVAEQFDPDHFVTAQMMRLDTDTGHLQWVNAGHPAPMLVRAHRVVRRLDSPTTLPVGFGGDQPQVSTMELEPGDRVLCFTDGLIEEHERGQEQFGEKQLIDWVNRLEQADHAIRTVARDLSHTLKRARGETTSDDASLVLFEWRG; encoded by the coding sequence ATGACCGTCGGAGGCCGCGCGGACCCGGACCGCTCGGAGAGCTTCGGGGAGGAACTGCTCGGGGTGCTCCTGGACGGGGCGCACGAGCTGCCACCCCATCTGGTCGGCCCGCTGGTGGCGGAGACGATGGCCCGCGTGGGGGGACGTGACGCGCAGATCCTGCTTCAGGACTACGGACAGCAACAGCTGGTCCCCCTGCCCGCCGACGGCGGGGCCGCCGGTGATCCGCTGCCCATCGACCGGTCCGAAGCCGGCCGGTGCTTCCTGGAGTCACGCCCCGTCGAAGTCCCGACGCCCGACGGCATACGGATCCACCTGCCCCTGCTGGACGGCGGCGACCAGGTGGGGGTGCTCGCGGTCACCCTGGACGGTGTCGACGACGACACCCGCCGCCTCCTGTGCAGGATCGCGGGCCTGACGGCCGACCTGCTGCAGACCAAGAACGGCTACACGGACCTCTTCTTCCGGACCCGCCGCGGCGAACCGATGAGCGTGGCCGCGGAGATCCAGTGGTCCCTGCTGCCCCCGCTGTCGATGGTGATGCCGCACGTCGCGGTCGCCGGAGTCCTGGAGCCTGCCTACGCAGTGGCGGGGGACAGCTTCGACTACGCCCTGAACGGCGACGTCCTGCACCTCGCCATGGTCGACGCCATGGGGCACGGTCTGGACGCGGCCACGATGGCCACGGTGGCCATCGGCGCGTACCGCCACGCCCGCCGGATCAGCATCGAACTGTCCGAGATCTACCTCTTCATGGACCGGGCCGTCGCGGAGCAGTTCGACCCGGACCACTTCGTGACCGCCCAGATGATGCGCCTGGACACGGACACGGGACACCTCCAGTGGGTCAACGCGGGGCATCCCGCGCCGATGCTGGTCCGCGCGCACCGCGTCGTACGCCGTCTGGACAGCCCCACGACCCTACCGGTCGGCTTCGGAGGGGACCAGCCGCAGGTCAGCACGATGGAGCTGGAGCCGGGCGACCGCGTCCTCTGCTTCACCGACGGCTTGATCGAAGAACACGAAAGAGGGCAGGAGCAGTTCGGCGAGAAGCAGCTGATCGACTGGGTGAACCGGCTGGAGCAGGCCGACCACGCTATCCGCACGGTGGCACGGGACCTGTCCCACACCCTCAAGAGAGCACGCGGCGAGACCACCTCGGACGATGCGTCGCTCGTCCTGTTCGAATGGCGTGGATGA
- a CDS encoding ATP-binding protein — translation MTAWRVREYTQDDLEAVIRVDAESGTAEEPPLFPLSDAVAALQALHPAVVATADDVVVGAAVSRVDGDRAWILRISMAPAWRHQGLGSDLITALEHRLFAGGVRTVHAVLPDGETGAAALYNCGFGARPGLVFFEKRGRVTPQAVSMLASLGAELPPGGLWQKVAGMEREKELIERRLVLPLAHPEMAAQHGVELPRAVMLFGPPGTGKSTFAHAIASRLGWPLLELFPARLAAEYGLASGLNRRFDEIARLDHVLVFIDEVEEIAGTRSGADATAVGVVNELLKAIVRFRGQDGRLLVCATNDVTTLDSAFLRHGRFDYVLPIGPPDHRARTALWESYLAQAGAQADGAALADASEGFTPADIAHVARTVSQVQFEHTFDTGTRARPTTADYLRTIGETRPTVSAAMAQEFAHQTEKFARI, via the coding sequence ATGACGGCGTGGCGTGTCAGGGAGTACACCCAGGACGATCTCGAAGCGGTGATCCGAGTCGACGCCGAGAGCGGCACGGCCGAAGAGCCGCCTCTCTTCCCGCTCTCGGATGCCGTGGCGGCCCTCCAGGCCCTCCACCCGGCGGTGGTGGCCACGGCGGACGACGTGGTGGTCGGTGCCGCGGTGAGCAGGGTGGACGGTGACCGGGCGTGGATCCTGCGCATCAGCATGGCGCCTGCCTGGCGGCACCAGGGTCTGGGCAGCGACCTGATCACGGCCTTGGAGCACCGGTTGTTCGCCGGTGGCGTCCGGACGGTGCACGCGGTCCTGCCCGACGGTGAGACCGGTGCCGCCGCCCTGTACAACTGCGGCTTCGGCGCCCGTCCGGGCCTGGTCTTCTTCGAGAAGCGCGGGCGCGTGACCCCTCAGGCGGTCAGCATGCTCGCGTCGCTGGGAGCGGAGCTGCCGCCCGGGGGACTGTGGCAGAAGGTCGCGGGCATGGAGCGGGAGAAGGAGCTCATCGAGCGGCGTCTGGTCCTGCCACTGGCCCATCCCGAAATGGCCGCCCAGCACGGCGTGGAGCTGCCGCGGGCCGTGATGCTGTTCGGGCCGCCCGGGACGGGGAAGAGCACGTTCGCGCACGCGATCGCCAGCCGCCTGGGATGGCCGTTGCTCGAACTGTTCCCCGCCCGGCTGGCCGCCGAATACGGGCTGGCCAGCGGGCTGAACCGGCGCTTCGACGAGATCGCCCGGCTCGATCACGTCCTGGTCTTCATCGACGAGGTCGAGGAGATCGCGGGGACCCGGAGCGGCGCCGACGCGACCGCGGTCGGCGTCGTCAACGAACTGCTCAAGGCGATCGTCCGGTTCCGGGGCCAGGACGGGCGGCTGCTCGTCTGCGCCACGAACGACGTAACCACGCTCGACTCCGCGTTCCTGCGGCACGGCCGTTTCGACTACGTCCTGCCGATCGGCCCCCCGGACCACCGCGCGAGGACCGCGCTGTGGGAGAGCTACCTGGCCCAGGCGGGCGCGCAGGCCGACGGCGCGGCGCTGGCGGACGCCAGCGAGGGGTTCACCCCCGCCGACATCGCCCATGTGGCGCGCACCGTCTCCCAGGTCCAGTTCGAGCACACCTTCGACACCGGGACCCGGGCCCGCCCGACCACCGCGGACTACCTGCGCACGATCGGCGAGACCAGGCCCACGGTCAGCGCGGCCATGGCACAGGAATTCGCGCATCAGACCGAGAAGTTCGCCCGTATCTAG
- a CDS encoding DUF5994 family protein, whose product MTTTLDRAAQRAVVLRPARLSLTPKTALAGRLDGAWWPYSRDLEAELPALAAALDETWGRVTRVSVNPSRWPVVPRTVAVAGHVLHVGWFTEQDPDKLILLSYTVGRWDLLVIPPETEPAAAARLMAAAAIPGSVLAAGVLMANETVIGRGIRDARRREATWEGEGGACMSPFGEPMGRSALPLPGNGWR is encoded by the coding sequence ATGACCACGACCCTCGACCGCGCTGCGCAGCGGGCTGTTGTCCTGCGCCCTGCCCGCTTGTCCCTTACGCCGAAGACCGCGCTGGCAGGCCGGCTGGACGGTGCCTGGTGGCCCTACTCCCGTGACCTCGAGGCCGAGCTCCCCGCTCTTGCCGCCGCGCTGGACGAGACCTGGGGGCGCGTCACCCGTGTCAGCGTGAACCCCAGCCGCTGGCCGGTCGTCCCGCGCACGGTTGCCGTGGCCGGGCACGTGCTGCACGTGGGCTGGTTCACCGAACAGGACCCCGACAAGCTGATCCTGCTCTCCTACACCGTCGGCCGCTGGGACCTCCTGGTGATCCCGCCCGAGACCGAGCCCGCTGCCGCGGCCCGGCTGATGGCCGCCGCCGCGATCCCGGGCAGCGTCCTGGCCGCAGGCGTCCTGATGGCCAACGAAACCGTCATCGGGCGCGGCATCCGCGACGCCCGCCGCCGGGAAGCCACCTGGGAGGGCGAGGGCGGGGCCTGCATGTCGCCCTTCGGGGAGCCGATGGGCCGGTCCGCCCTGCCGCTGCCCGGAAACGGGTGGAGGTGA